Proteins from a single region of Heterodontus francisci isolate sHetFra1 chromosome 29, sHetFra1.hap1, whole genome shotgun sequence:
- the LOC137346277 gene encoding zinc-binding protein A33-like — MAVSEPMKNDLTCPICLSLFVEPVRLDCEHNFCKSCIQKCWGKQRQAVCCPECQTVFLRRNYTSNRVLANLSESARQLELNLNPEEAQFHCEEHDEKLLLFCEEDETLVCASCVDSPAHSTHKFLSLQVAVQKYKDQLKLSLDSMEDEKKSKSELKEQQERRISELSELTASLEQDISAQFAKIHRYLEEKEKNLIEGLRRQKEEDLRPMEKNLKGIEQELASLEENILKLCVDIDQQDSISFLKELKRLRERYLDKGEEDEGAERGEDEEILVFPRMKYAGFRGPLLYAVWKEMKQIISPVPASLTLDPNTASCYLILSNDCTVRHSDTALQLPDSPERFGRVPCILGSQGFTSGKHYREVEVRNKTEWALGVARESINRKGTIKLGPNHGYWTVWLSNECVYAVTETRHILLTPRVNPRTIGVYLDYEGGEVTFYNADDMSILYTFTDTFTEKLFPFFYPGSYFKGKNAAPLKLRHFEL, encoded by the exons ATGGCCGTCAGTGAACCCATGAAAAATGATTTAACCTGCCCCATCTGCCTTTCCCTGTTTGTGGAGCCGGTGAGACTGGACTGTGAGCACAACTTCTGTAAATCCTGTATCCAGAAGTGTTGGGGAAAGCAGCGTCAGGCTGTGTGCTGCCCGGAATGTCAGACAGTTTTCCTCAGGAGAAACTACACCAGTAACAGGGTGTTGGCCAATCTCTCCGAGTCAGCTCGGCAGCTGGAGCTGAACCTGAATCCGGAGGAGGCTCAGTTTCACTGTGAGGAACACGATGAGAAGCTGCTGTTGTTCTGTGAGGAGGATGAGACTCTGGTCTGTGCCAGTTGTGTCGACTCTCCCGCACATTCAACTCACAAGTTTCTGTCTCTACAGGTGGCGGTTCAAAAGTACAAG GACCAGCTGAAATTGTCCTTGGATTCCATGGAGGATGAAAAGAAAAGTAAAAGTGAATTAaaagagcagcaggagaggaggatTTCAGAACTGAGT GAACTCACAGCATCCCTGGAACAAGATATCTCTGCACAATTTGCCAAAATTCATCGATATCTTGAAGAAAAGGAGAAAAATTTAATCGAAGGGCTGCGGAGGCAAAAGGAGGAAGATCTGCGACCAATGGAGAAGAACCTGAAAGGAATTGAACAGGAATTGGCATCACTTGAGGAGAACATATTGAAGCTTTGTGTAGACATCGATCAGCAAGACAGTATCTCTTTTCTCAAG GAGCTGAAACGATTGAGAGAAAG GTACCTGGACAAAGGTGAGGAAgatgaaggagcagagagaggtgAAGATGAAGAGATACTGGTGTTTCCAAGGATGAAATACGCAGGATTTCGAGGCCCATTACTCTACGCAGTGTGGAAAGAAATGAAACAGATCATCTCTCCAG TCCCAGCCTCACTGACCCTGGACCcaaacacagcgagttgttatctCATCCTGTCTAACGACTGCACTGTGAGACACAGTGACACTGCATTACAGCTCCCTGATAGCCCGGAGAGATTTGGCAGGGTTCCATGTATCCTGGGATCACAAGGATTCACATCAGGGAAACACTACAGGGAGGTCGAGGTCAGGAACAAGACTGAGTGGGCATTGGGTGTGGCCAGAGAGTCAATTAACCGGAAGGGAACGATAAAGCTGGGGCCTAATCATGGTTACTGGACTGTGTGGCTGAGCAATGAATGTGTCTATGCAGTCACTGAAACCAGACACATCCTACTGACTCCACGTGTGAACCCCAGGACCATCGGAGTTTACCTGGACTATGAGGGAGGAGAGGTGACCTTTTACAACGCTGATGATATGTCCATTCTGTACActttcactgacacattcactgagaaACTCTTTCCTTTTTTCTATCCTGGATCATATTTTAAGGGTAAAAATGCTGCTCCTCTTAAACTGCGGCATTTTGAACTGTAG